A genome region from Candidatus Babeliales bacterium includes the following:
- the hisS gene encoding histidine--tRNA ligase, translating to MIPRIKGTQDFIDCTLFNFIIDTVKKHLINYHFTEIQTPILESVDLFHRSLGLETDVVSKEMFLIESRHKNSEDRICLRPEGTAPTVRAFNEHHIDITPWKVFSYGPMFRYERPQKGRFRQFHQVTMEIIGSGAISEDVQFIAMLDCFFHEILKINDYALIINFLGCAQDRENYLIILKNFMDKSTIEENICEQCKERKERNIMRIFDCKNSTCQEIYRTAPYIADAMCNCCIQEWQELQKQLCALSISYTYQPTLVRGLDYYNKTVFEFVSKNIGGQDTFCGGGRYNQLVKQLGGSQDKPAIGAAFGIERLMLLLEPVRDNLDIPQPPVLHIIIPISPAQHTSALLLAHQLHAHNLCIDVLFEGSMKSMMRKVNKSGAAYALIIGEIEEQNCTVAVKNMVTGVETSIPRNDLVATLCTIRN from the coding sequence ATGATTCCACGCATCAAAGGTACTCAAGATTTTATAGATTGTACCTTATTCAACTTCATTATTGATACGGTAAAAAAACATCTTATTAATTACCATTTTACTGAAATTCAAACGCCAATTTTAGAATCAGTTGATTTATTTCATCGATCATTGGGTCTTGAAACTGATGTGGTTTCTAAAGAAATGTTTTTGATAGAATCACGTCATAAAAATAGCGAAGATCGTATCTGTTTGCGTCCAGAAGGAACTGCACCAACTGTTAGAGCTTTTAATGAACATCATATTGATATAACTCCCTGGAAAGTATTTTCATATGGACCTATGTTTCGGTATGAGCGACCACAAAAAGGGAGATTTCGACAGTTTCATCAAGTTACTATGGAAATAATTGGATCAGGGGCAATTTCAGAAGATGTGCAATTTATTGCCATGTTAGATTGTTTTTTTCATGAAATTTTAAAAATAAATGATTACGCACTTATTATTAACTTTTTAGGTTGTGCACAAGATCGTGAAAACTACCTTATTATACTAAAAAATTTTATGGATAAAAGCACTATTGAAGAAAACATATGCGAGCAATGTAAAGAAAGAAAAGAGCGCAATATCATGCGCATTTTTGATTGTAAAAATTCTACATGCCAAGAAATATATCGTACAGCTCCTTATATTGCTGATGCTATGTGTAATTGTTGCATACAAGAATGGCAAGAATTACAAAAGCAATTATGTGCATTGTCTATTTCTTATACATATCAACCAACATTAGTGCGTGGCCTTGATTATTATAATAAAACAGTATTTGAATTCGTTAGTAAAAACATTGGCGGACAAGATACCTTTTGCGGCGGTGGGCGTTATAATCAACTCGTTAAACAACTCGGCGGCAGTCAGGATAAACCTGCTATTGGTGCTGCATTTGGTATTGAACGACTTATGTTACTCCTTGAACCAGTCCGTGATAATCTCGACATTCCACAACCGCCGGTTTTGCATATAATCATTCCCATATCGCCCGCGCAACATACATCAGCATTGTTACTTGCTCATCAATTACATGCGCATAACCTATGCATTGATGTTTTATTTGAAGGTTCTATGAAAAGTATGATGCGTAAAGTAAATAAATCTGGAGCAGCTTATGCTCTTATCATTGGTGAAATTGAAGAGCAAAACTGTACTGTTGCTGTTAAAAATATGGTAACGGGAGTTGAAACATCTATTCCACGCAATGATCTTGTTGCAACATTATGCACGATACGCAATTAA
- a CDS encoding penicillin-binding protein 2, giving the protein MIQNFKARSTVIFFLFILAYLLISINLYVIQIKHHDYYKKLAKQQYHVTITQTPPRGVIYDRTGRNYLAMNKDYLAAFILPTQLTNKQKTLHFLDTHFPCAMKRFEHNKNKSFMFIKRRLSLQEIEIITTENNPDIFLLSEAGRYYPLPSASPMIGLTNVDNKGLLGIELLYDSMLAGKPTTCHLEKDARSGYFYFKKETTVQGNDSNPLQLTIDADLQFLAQEAVEATVEKFNAKEAAVLIMNPKNGEIIVMLSYPYFNPNNSPIANMENFKNKIITDAHELGSVMKVCAALAALEEGVITPDELIDCKSSLTTQIEGRTINTVKAHGIIPFTDVIALSNNIGIASVAKRLGTKLYDHYQRLGFGSKTGIKFSGENSGFLNPPEKWSKQSIISLSYGYEVSATILQLACAFCIIATGYKITPTLLCSNFLLGKKLYSDTTLAAVKNILEKTTLYGTAQKAAIKGYRIMSKTGTANMLIDGKYSTEKNIYSCAGIIEKDDYQRVIVTFVKDSQQKDIYASTVAVPLFESVAERMLIHDEVIS; this is encoded by the coding sequence ATGATACAAAATTTTAAAGCTCGCTCAACAGTTATCTTTTTTCTCTTTATACTAGCATACCTATTGATTAGTATTAATTTATATGTCATTCAAATAAAACATCATGATTATTATAAAAAACTTGCTAAACAACAGTATCATGTTACCATTACCCAAACACCTCCGCGAGGAGTAATTTATGACAGAACTGGTCGTAATTATCTTGCAATGAATAAAGATTACCTTGCTGCTTTCATCCTACCAACTCAATTAACCAATAAACAAAAAACGCTGCATTTTTTAGATACACATTTCCCTTGTGCAATGAAACGATTTGAACATAATAAAAATAAATCATTTATGTTTATCAAGCGTAGGCTGTCCTTACAAGAAATTGAAATAATAACAACGGAGAATAATCCTGATATTTTTCTACTTTCAGAAGCAGGACGCTATTATCCTTTGCCATCAGCAAGTCCTATGATTGGATTAACTAATGTTGATAATAAGGGATTACTTGGTATTGAACTTTTATACGATAGTATGCTTGCGGGTAAACCAACTACCTGTCACTTGGAAAAAGATGCGCGCTCTGGATATTTTTATTTTAAAAAAGAAACAACGGTGCAGGGAAATGATAGCAATCCATTGCAACTTACTATTGATGCAGATTTGCAATTTTTAGCACAAGAAGCAGTAGAAGCAACAGTGGAAAAATTTAATGCTAAGGAAGCAGCAGTTCTTATCATGAATCCAAAAAATGGTGAAATAATTGTAATGCTTTCATATCCTTATTTTAATCCTAATAACTCACCCATCGCAAACATGGAAAATTTTAAAAATAAAATCATTACCGATGCGCATGAGCTTGGGTCCGTCATGAAAGTTTGTGCTGCTCTTGCAGCACTTGAAGAAGGAGTTATAACACCTGACGAGTTAATTGATTGCAAAAGTAGTCTCACAACGCAAATAGAGGGGCGAACTATTAATACGGTTAAAGCACACGGTATTATTCCATTTACTGATGTTATTGCATTATCAAATAATATCGGTATTGCTAGTGTTGCAAAGCGATTAGGGACTAAATTGTATGATCATTACCAACGATTAGGGTTTGGAAGTAAAACAGGAATTAAATTTTCTGGTGAAAATTCAGGATTTTTAAATCCACCAGAAAAATGGTCAAAGCAATCTATTATTTCACTTTCCTATGGCTATGAAGTTTCAGCTACTATTCTTCAACTTGCATGTGCTTTTTGCATTATTGCAACAGGATATAAAATTACACCAACATTACTTTGTTCTAATTTTTTACTAGGCAAAAAGCTTTATTCAGACACAACATTAGCTGCGGTTAAAAATATATTAGAAAAGACTACATTGTATGGTACGGCACAAAAGGCTGCAATTAAAGGATACCGCATTATGAGTAAAACAGGTACAGCAAATATGCTCATTGATGGTAAGTATAGCACTGAAAAAAATATTTATTCCTGTGCAGGAATCATTGAAAAAGATGACTATCAACGCGTAATTGTAACATTTGTTAAAGACTCACAACAAAAGGATATATATGCTTCAACAGTAGCTGTACCCTTGTTTGAATCAGTGGCAGAGCGTATGCTTATTCATGATGAAGTAATTTCTTAA